GCTCCTCTACCGTCCAGTTGTCCATCTGACCCTGGTGTGGGCACAAGGTGCTCCTCTACCATCCAGTTGTCCATCTGACCCTGGTGTGGGCACAAGGTGCTCCTCTACCGTCCAGTTGTCCATCTGACCCTGGTGTGGGCACAAGGTGCTCCTCTACCGTCCAGTTGTCCATCTGACCCTGGTGTGGGCACAAGGTGCTCCTCTACCGTCCAGTTGTCCATCTGACCCTGGTGTGGGCACAAGGTGCTCCCCCGCCCCTGTGCGATTCTTCCTGGTGTTAAGGAGACAGGAGCCTTGTGAAGGAGTGGGAGGCAGTGTGGGAGGGTCTCTGCCCCTGACAGCCTACTCTCTGATGTCCTCACAGATGCCACTCGTGCTAGTCCAGGGCTGactctctgctctttctctctccttggctTCCAGCACGAGAGGAGAACGTGGCCACTTTCAGAGGCTCCGAATATCTGTGCTACGACCTGTCTCAGAACCCCATCCAGAGCAGCAGTGACGAGATCACGCTCTCCTTCAAGACCTGGCAGCGCAACGGGCTCATCCTGCACACGGGCAAGTCTGCCGACTACGTCAACCTGGCCCTGAAGGACGGCGCCGTCTCCTTGGTCATCAACCTGGGCTCTGGGGCCTTCGAGGCCATCGTGGAGCCGGTGAACGGGAAGTTCAATGACAACGCCTGGCACGACGTCAAAGTGACGCGTAACCTCCGCCAGGTAATGGCCGAGGGGCAGAGAGGGCCTGGGGCCCACCCTAGGCAGTCGGGGAGGCAGCCCATGAAGCAGGTGATGTTTGGTGAGGTGGGGCGGGGCTGCAGAGACAAACTCTCTCACAGCCTTTGCAAGTTCACCAGGGAAAGGAGGCCAAACATGCTTCTCCCCTGACTCCAATTCTCCATTTCCACTTGCTACTTAAGAAGGGGGGACGGGGGAGCCAGTTTGTAGAGATAATAACATTTCAAAGTCCTGCCTTTGCTTTTAATTTTGcttccctttttaaaatcatttcccTAATTACATTTGAatcttgttgtgttattgttacaTCCACTTAGGGAGAGTGCTTTATTTCTGTGTTCTGGTATGGTAGACTTGTCTCCTTCTttgaatgagattttttttttctttttaattaagttAGGCGTCATCACAGTGCCATCgtccagaaaagaaaaagaagctttccctttttttctccttcttttaattGACCACCTCTTGtccactttatatatttttgtggtTGTTGCGTTGGCCTCTAGCGATAGACTGAAATAGCCAGGAGCTTCCTGAATTTCTCCGTTTCTCTGTTCCTGGCACTGTGGGCCTGCTCTGATGCCCCCATCTCTACCCACCTCGGCTGACTGGGAGCCCTGGGTAGCGGAAGAAGCCACAGAAAACCAGTCAACTTTGGAGCAGCCGTCCCTGGATCTCTGCGTGCTTGGGAACTCCCATCGCTGGCAGATTCTAAGCCATTCACTCTGCCAGGTGACAACACTCACAGGAAGTCCTAGTCAAGCAAAGTTATTTCCAGCCCCTTCCTAGTAACATTAACAGTACGGCAGTACTGAGAATCCAACAGCACTTTCTGTACAAGTcaaggtggacttttttttttctttctttcccccgagTTCTCTTACTAAATTGGTCTTAAACTCACTTGGACAGCTCTTAATCCTTCACTAATTAGCAGCCATTACATTCATTTTCAGACAGTGCCAGTCATATTTTTGTCTGCGATATGATCAAGTTCATGCCTTATGAAGGACACATGGCAGCATGAAAATCAGTGGGGGCTTCCAGGTGTCTATTTGCTACTCGTAGCCTTTTGATACACGACCACTAGTAACAGCAGTTGTTCATATCGCTGATAAGTAAATGGTGCCGACTGGGGTGTTTGGAATACTCTCACATTTCGAAACACTCAGAGCATCTAGTTTACACATGATCACACCAAGGAAGCCAGTTGTGTTCCATGTTGTAGCCTATCTGTGGCAATTTGGCCAAAGAAAAAGGACTCAGGGACCGTAGCTCTCTTAGGAAGCTTGGACTggacctttctgtatctctgatCTAACTCTTTCTTCCCAGGCCTAAGTGCGGTGTGGTGCATCTGTAATTCCCCATCTGTATTGACTGAAAAGAGACCCTTTTTGTAATCTCCTAAAGAGAAGCCAGGTTAAGTTGCCAGGGCTCACTGTATCTGAGTGGAGGGCTTAGACGGGAACATGAAATTTTAGAACGTTTTTGCTACTGTATTGTTGTCGCCATTTCTGACTGGCAGGTGGTAACACCTTTAGGCGTTAGTCAGCAAAGAGGAGGCTGATCGTGGACTGGGGAGCAGAATCAGGTCACGGCCCTCCACAGCCACTCTGTTCTTGAACTCTCTGGGCTCACATGCCTCCTTGTCATTCTAGAATGATTCCATCTTTCCAGAGAGAagctcatttttatttcttctaaacaCATTTCTCCCCTAAACATGGGCCCTGGGTGAAACCCTTTAGCCTGAGAGTGACTCAAGCAAATTGTAATTCCAATGCAGCGGACAGTGCTGTAGTCAGAGCCAGCAGAGAGAATAAGAACCCAGGAGGGTTTCTTTTCCAAGTTCTAAGTCTCAGCTCCTCTCGGTGCCCTTGGAGAAGCCACTCGACCTTTCTGCACCGCTGTTTCCATTTGTGAAATGGTGCTTACAATCCTCTCAACTACGTGTCGGGGCTGAATATGCAAAGCACCTTATGTTCCAGGAGGATTATGAGCTCATCTgtggtctgggtgctgggttcACTGTGACATGCACGTGATTTACACACCGCGTGTTCCTCGTCCAAGGTGAAAGTGACTGCTTGTCGCCCAGGACGCTGTTGAGTAGAGCTCAAGGTCCGGACAAGGCTGCAGAGCCACTAGGGCATTGGGGACATTTCTGGACATATTACAGAGAACCCATTCTTAAAACTGGACCTCACGGAAACCATGACTACATTTTGCATCTGTTACATATATGTTCTCTTTTGACCAGAACGGGGTTCTCTCTAGTTAGTGGTGGTGtcagaggttgaacctgggacttccatcTGCCAGTCCAGGGTGCTACCACTGAATACCTCCCATGTCCCCAAGTTTGACATCTGAATGTAGTGGTTTCAAAGAGAATTTCAAAGAAGAATCAGAGTTGACTTTGCAAATGCAATCATTGTAGTGCTTACTCATCTCAGATAATTCTTTTGCTCACTTAAATGACAGTGTCTGAAGTATTTGAGTAGAATCCATGTGGAGGAGTAAGGAACCCTTGTCTGTCTATTTCAATTAAACTGTAAATAACTTCATTCATATTTGATAACAGAAGAGGGGTAGTCTCTCCTACCTCGAGGGAAAGGTTCAGTGGCTCTGCTCAGGTGGCAAAAACTCACCAGAGAAACATTTATGAATAGAGTAGGCAgaacctttcctttttcttcctttgcatTACTCTCATCGGGGGTCTACCTTTGAGTCAAGGTTGAGGCCAGGCACTTCACTGAGGGCTGTGATTCAGCGAAAGGCCAAGGTGCTTTTTCCGACCAAAATTAGGACTAGCACCCAAGGTAGTGAGGTTTTTGTgtgggatttttgtttgttttgtggatCCAGTGGCCTGGTTGGGGTCAAGGTTATATGTGGCTATATCACAACGTGCCACTTTTGTCAGACTTCAGACATCCAACTGAGGTTCCCTTCCTCCTGGTCTTGAAAGCTTCCAACTTTAGGTGTGTTGGCTATTAAGCATGTGCCCACAGGAAAGGAGAATGCTAATTGCAGGACTTCTCCAATCTTGTTTCACCTGCCAGTCTCCTCTGTTCTCCTCTCCAGCGATAGCTCCCATGCTGGTGAAAGTGTTGTCAGAGGGGAATGTGAGGTGCTTCCTCACAAAGTGACATCagggctttggagtgagtaaagTAGACTCCAGACTCTTTGATCTACTGGAACCTCACCATTGCTCTAAACACAAAAGAGAGCAAAGAGGAGAGTGCCTTCCCCTTCCCATGTCTCCCGAGTCTGCGGACATCAGCGGGATCTGGAGTCTGTGAAAGCTAGAGAGAGCGCCACAGAGGAGCCTTCTTACATCAGCGGTGGCCTCCACGtgcttttttattctctttccgtgtatgcttttatttttgttcattttatttttttgcattttaggAGAAAGTCAGATGGCACATGCACACAATCAGACAGATATGAAAGAATAGCATTCCCAACATGTGGGTTTTTTGACTCTGTGGGTTTATCAAAGTGTGGAATGATGAaatgtgtggtggggtgggggggtcttgtCTTTGGGAAAGGTGGGATGTGCTCTAGGGTGGGAGGGGGAACAGACGAGCCCCTGCGGAAGAGCCCCTGAGCAGTAAGTATGATGGCCCCTCCAACAGGGGGGTGAGCTCCCTTCCCAGAGGCCTCTGGGAGCTGTGGGTGTGCACACGTCAAGGTGGGCTGCAGCCACTCCCCCGGCCCCGCCCATAGAGTCCtggtctcattgtctccctcactctttctTTGTGTCGGGTGCCTTTCTGTTGAAAAACTAACACAAGATCATTCATGCAATGTGTCATTTTTACTAACCGGCTAATGTACTAACACCCTAACGACTCATCTTTGTTCTCAGTTTTTTTAAGTAACAATCGTTCTGTTCACAagttttaatttcctttcttcccccctttctgcAAAGCACTCAGGCATCGGACACGCTATGGTAAACAAACTGCATTGTCTGGTAGATATCATTCTTATTGTCTCTTTTTTTGGGTTTGCCGTGTGTTGTCCCCCTTTTCCTGCCCAGACCCCTCTTTTATCCACTTTAgactcatttcttcttcttcttttttttaaatgattaaatgcaaactttttttttttttttttttttttttttttagtagaaagGGACACAGCTGCCCTGGAATCATTTGAAAGAGTTTGTTGGGACTGATTTTCTGTTCTccagtttgttttactttttttctgagacatatgtatatatataaacacacacacatatatatatatatatataattttttctttaagtcAAGTCTCTCCACTtaagctaatttttttttgcttttgtttcttattttgccATCTTCCCGGGTAGCCTAGACATGGCAGAGATGTCTATGAGGAAAAGGAATACTTCTCTTCTGTGTTCCTGCCTCTTTTGTTCCTCCTCcttatttctccttctccccactcctcaatcctttttcttttcttttcttttttttctaatctccccctccttttttctctttgtttgtgtgtgtggccaGGGCTGCCACAGGTGAGCTGGGGAAGCGAGTACTCTGATTCCTATAACCATCTCTTCCGTCCTCCCACGTTGCTCCCCTCGGGGATAGAGGGAACACCACCGTTTTGTCCTTACAAACTCTGCATGGCATGTCCCTGTCTCCTGGACCTCCCTCCTATTGGCATCAGAATCtgtccctcccctttctcctcacCACTAACAACCTCCAGCCACTAACCCACGTCCGcgtccctctttcctttctattcgcccccactcttcttctttctcttctcatcttcatATACTTGGGAGTTGGGTttggactttttcttttcttttcttttctttccagaaaGGGAGATGTTAGGCAGGAGAAAGACTACCTTTGTGTTTTGAGCCTTTTCCCCACTGGCATAATACTTTAAAGTTTGTCCAGTGCATGGAAGTGtgaagaggattttttttctttttgtcctttctccattccctccacccaACCACTTTTCTTTTGCTGCCCCTCTTGGGTCCAGATACTTTCTGCATGGGCGTGCCTGCCAGTGTGTGGGGTGTGCATGCAGTGAggcctcctcttgtctctcctcttctcctctccggGTGCTGTGTGTCTGAGTGCTATTCGTTCCCTGTGGGCATTATTCTAATTCtagtttcattattattttggTTACTAAGACCTCATCATTCATGACTTTCTCTGAGTCTCTCCTTTTTGCTTTGGATCATTTCTTCgaccggtggtggtggtggtggtggtg
The Erinaceus europaeus unplaced genomic scaffold, mEriEur2.1 scaffold_725, whole genome shotgun sequence DNA segment above includes these coding regions:
- the LOC132536499 gene encoding neurexin-3-like, coding for REENVATFRGSEYLCYDLSQNPIQSSSDEITLSFKTWQRNGLILHTGKSADYVNLALKDGAVSLVINLGSGAFEAIVEPVNGKFNDNAWHDVKVTRNLRQVTISVDGILTTTGYTQEDYTMLGSDDFFYVGGSPSTADLPGSPVSNNFMGCLKE